A part of Desulfobacter sp. genomic DNA contains:
- a CDS encoding aminopeptidase P family protein has translation MNTAEKLAALRAAMEQNGAEAVVIPSSDPHQSEYTADHWHARHWLTGFTGSAGIAVVTRSTAGLWTDFRYWIQAKSQMDEFQLFRQGEPEVPEFQVWLADNLDRGSRIAMDGKLLSLAQFRKYKALFEDKGIELDTSLDLVSEIWEDRPPMPGAQAFVLDPAYAGRTRTEKLDEIRKKMAGYGTGFHLMTALDDIAWTFNLRGEDAHTNPVALAFALVSIEQTQLFIHPDKLSAGVRDELEGEGISLEPYQGIDHALAGLEAGGRLLVDPEIVSDYLCRQVNPGVQIIEKKNPATELKCIKNKVETGHIRETAVKDGRAMVNFLHWLAHAPGPLTERSVAEKLLGFRREQKDFIKASFDSIMAFSDHSAMCHYSATDETDAALTKDGMFLTDSGGNYLTGTTDITRTLHLGRPNEKQMRDYTLVLKGHIAVATARFPAGTRGYQIDTLSRQYLWQQGLDFGHGTGHGVGFFLCVHEGPARISPFPVDVALKPGMLLTNEPGLYREGEYGIRLENMVMVAQAEKNNFGQFLTFENMTLCHFERELMARSLLTADEIQWINDYHHEVYEKLAPGLTPEVQDWLKKKTLPL, from the coding sequence TTGAATACAGCAGAAAAACTTGCTGCCCTGAGGGCGGCGATGGAACAAAACGGGGCGGAGGCCGTGGTTATTCCCAGTTCAGACCCCCACCAGAGTGAATATACGGCGGACCACTGGCATGCCAGGCATTGGCTGACCGGGTTTACCGGATCGGCCGGCATTGCGGTGGTGACCCGCTCCACGGCTGGATTGTGGACCGATTTCAGGTATTGGATCCAGGCTAAATCCCAGATGGACGAATTCCAGCTGTTCAGACAGGGGGAACCTGAAGTGCCTGAATTCCAGGTCTGGCTGGCCGATAATCTGGACAGGGGCAGCCGGATCGCAATGGACGGAAAGCTTTTGTCTTTAGCCCAGTTCAGAAAATACAAAGCCCTGTTTGAAGACAAGGGTATTGAGTTGGACACGTCTCTGGATCTGGTTTCGGAGATCTGGGAAGACCGTCCTCCCATGCCTGGTGCACAGGCCTTTGTCCTGGATCCGGCCTATGCGGGCCGAACCCGGACGGAAAAGCTGGATGAGATCCGCAAGAAAATGGCTGGGTATGGCACAGGTTTCCATCTGATGACGGCCCTGGACGATATTGCATGGACCTTTAATCTCAGGGGGGAGGATGCCCATACCAATCCGGTGGCCCTGGCCTTTGCCCTGGTGTCCATTGAGCAGACCCAATTGTTCATTCATCCGGATAAATTGTCTGCCGGGGTGAGGGATGAACTGGAAGGGGAGGGCATTTCCCTTGAACCCTATCAGGGTATTGACCATGCCCTGGCCGGCCTGGAGGCGGGGGGGCGGCTTCTGGTTGACCCGGAGATAGTGAGCGATTATCTCTGCCGGCAGGTCAATCCCGGTGTCCAGATCATAGAAAAGAAGAATCCTGCCACCGAACTGAAGTGTATTAAAAATAAGGTGGAGACCGGCCATATCAGGGAGACCGCCGTAAAAGACGGCCGTGCCATGGTCAACTTTTTACACTGGCTGGCCCATGCACCCGGGCCCTTGACGGAACGCTCCGTTGCTGAGAAGCTGCTTGGGTTCCGCAGGGAACAAAAAGATTTTATCAAGGCTTCCTTTGATTCCATCATGGCATTCAGCGACCATTCAGCCATGTGCCATTATTCTGCCACGGATGAAACCGATGCCGCCCTGACGAAGGACGGAATGTTTTTGACGGATTCCGGGGGCAACTATCTGACCGGGACCACGGACATCACCCGAACCCTCCACCTGGGCCGCCCCAATGAAAAGCAGATGCGGGATTATACCCTGGTGCTAAAGGGGCATATTGCCGTGGCCACGGCCAGGTTCCCCGCAGGCACCAGGGGCTACCAGATCGATACCCTCTCCCGTCAGTATCTCTGGCAGCAGGGCCTGGATTTCGGCCACGGCACCGGCCACGGGGTGGGCTTTTTTCTCTGCGTCCACGAGGGCCCGGCGAGGATCAGCCCCTTTCCCGTTGATGTTGCCCTGAAACCGGGCATGCTGCTGACCAACGAACCCGGGCTTTACCGGGAGGGGGAATACGGTATCCGGCTGGAGAATATGGTCATGGTGGCCCAGGCCGAAAAAAACAATTTCGGCCAGTTCCTGACATTCGAGAACATGACCCTCTGTCATTTTGAGCGGGAACTGATGGCCCGGTCCCTGCTTACGGCGGATGAGATCCAGTGGATCAACGATTACCACCACGAGGTCTACGAAAAACTGGCACCCGGCCTAACCCCGGAGGTGCAGGACTGGTTAAAGAAGAAAACCCTTCCCCTGTGA
- a CDS encoding TraB/GumN family protein: MTIKTGKINVRLAALCFFFIALATAHAGSPVWKITKGGNTLYLGGTIHVLGESDYPLPPEFDRAYQASEIIVFETDIAKTQDPQFAQAIMAQMRYTGQRTLQRLIRPATLEALGRFSAERGIPAENLLPFKPGMVMVFLTMAEMERLGAGGAGVDEFYFKKAGQDQRSLRFLESPEAQIRFLAGIGAGKEDKMITYILKDIQKLPRLLPVMKQAWRNGDNARLYKETLAPLKKEYPEIYNSLMVKRNLAWMPVIEQMLATPATEFILVGAAHLAGDQGLITLLRAKGATAVNQ, translated from the coding sequence ATGACAATTAAAACCGGAAAAATAAACGTTCGGCTGGCAGCCCTCTGCTTTTTTTTCATTGCCCTGGCAACGGCCCATGCGGGTTCACCCGTATGGAAAATCACCAAAGGCGGTAATACCCTCTACCTGGGCGGCACCATCCATGTACTGGGGGAATCAGATTATCCCCTGCCCCCGGAATTTGACCGGGCCTATCAGGCATCCGAAATTATCGTTTTTGAAACGGACATTGCCAAAACCCAGGATCCCCAGTTCGCCCAGGCCATAATGGCCCAGATGCGCTATACCGGCCAGCGGACCCTTCAACGCCTTATCCGTCCCGCAACCTTGGAAGCCCTGGGCCGGTTCTCGGCGGAAAGGGGCATCCCTGCTGAAAACCTGCTCCCGTTTAAACCCGGCATGGTTATGGTCTTCCTCACCATGGCGGAAATGGAACGGCTGGGTGCCGGCGGGGCCGGCGTTGACGAATTCTACTTCAAAAAGGCCGGGCAGGACCAGAGGTCCCTGCGCTTCCTTGAATCTCCGGAAGCACAGATCCGTTTCCTTGCCGGCATCGGCGCTGGCAAGGAAGATAAAATGATCACCTACATTTTAAAAGATATCCAAAAGCTCCCCCGGCTGCTGCCGGTGATGAAGCAGGCCTGGCGCAACGGGGACAACGCCCGCCTCTACAAAGAGACCCTGGCGCCCTTGAAAAAGGAATACCCGGAGATATACAATTCACTGATGGTCAAACGGAATCTGGCCTGGATGCCGGTCATTGAACAGATGCTGGCCACCCCGGCAACCGAATTCATTTTGGTGGGTGCCGCCCACCTGGCCGGAGACCAGGGTCTCATCACCCTCCTCCGGGCAAAAGGCGCCACCGCCGTCAATCAATAG
- a CDS encoding cyclic nucleotide-binding/CBS domain-containing protein, whose translation MEIELFEIRNHIISHPPFRHLPKEAVDELVAHVQVAYFKSNAMILEKGQAAEYLHFIRKGAVEIFRSSGELLTRMGEGECFGQFALMRKKKVRYPAKAIEDTLIYLIPDDRFQILYDRFDKFADFMEEDNSIRLQHALEQGPQRWNGNEIQTTSPSGHQGNPLLFSKLSTLLHSKIITASPAVTIQEAARIMTRNRVSSLVLLAETGSGPPIAGLITDRDLRKRVIARGMALSAPVSDIMSRNIVTHQAGDFAFEAMLTMMRHNLHHLPILDNDTPLGVVTVSDLIQYASHGSIFIVGDIFRKKTVDELADLAPDIRRLFVQLVNEGANAHTIGAALSRIGVSLSQRLLQLGEKELGPPPVPYCLLALGAMARDELTLLTDQDNAFVLDDAFHPESQDAYFKALARFLSDGLHRCGLHYCKGNIMATNKQWRQPLSVWKSQFSDWIDNHDPRALLNASIFFDLDGIFGETRFADELKHLIRTKAGDSPRFLTCLARNALLRRPPLGFFRQFVLEPDGAHKNTFNLKRRGTAPICDLARVHALACGSTKLNTENRLEDIKKTDLLAEGVGDDLLDALEFISMVRIRNQARQAERKEAPHNNVHPSTLSAFERRHLKDAFQIVARAQDFLKFRYNTGRGSSNSR comes from the coding sequence GTGGAAATCGAACTCTTTGAAATACGGAACCACATCATTTCCCACCCCCCTTTCCGCCATCTGCCCAAAGAAGCGGTGGATGAACTGGTTGCCCACGTTCAGGTCGCCTACTTCAAATCCAATGCCATGATTCTTGAAAAGGGGCAGGCCGCAGAATACCTTCATTTCATCCGCAAAGGGGCCGTGGAAATTTTCAGAAGCTCCGGGGAACTGCTCACCCGCATGGGAGAGGGGGAGTGTTTCGGCCAGTTCGCCCTGATGCGGAAAAAAAAGGTGAGATATCCGGCCAAGGCCATTGAAGATACCCTGATCTATCTCATCCCCGATGACCGGTTCCAGATCCTCTACGACCGGTTCGACAAATTTGCCGATTTCATGGAGGAAGACAACAGCATTAGACTTCAGCATGCGCTGGAACAGGGACCGCAGCGCTGGAATGGGAACGAAATTCAAACCACGAGTCCCTCAGGGCACCAGGGCAATCCCCTGCTGTTCTCAAAACTGAGCACCCTGCTCCACAGTAAAATCATTACCGCATCACCGGCGGTAACCATCCAGGAAGCGGCCCGCATCATGACCCGGAACCGGGTCTCGTCCCTGGTGCTTTTGGCAGAAACCGGCAGCGGTCCTCCCATTGCCGGCCTGATCACGGACCGGGATTTAAGAAAACGGGTCATCGCCAGGGGGATGGCCCTTTCCGCACCGGTGTCGGACATCATGTCCCGGAACATCGTTACCCACCAGGCCGGTGACTTTGCCTTTGAGGCCATGCTCACCATGATGCGCCACAACCTCCACCACCTGCCCATTCTGGACAATGACACCCCCCTGGGGGTCGTCACCGTCTCCGACCTGATCCAGTACGCCTCCCACGGTTCCATATTCATCGTCGGCGACATCTTCCGCAAAAAAACCGTGGACGAACTGGCGGATCTGGCCCCGGATATCAGACGCCTATTTGTCCAATTGGTCAACGAGGGCGCCAACGCCCACACCATCGGTGCGGCCCTTTCCCGGATCGGCGTGTCCCTTTCCCAACGCCTTCTCCAATTGGGTGAAAAAGAATTGGGTCCCCCGCCGGTGCCCTACTGCCTGCTGGCCCTAGGCGCCATGGCCAGGGACGAACTGACCCTTCTCACGGACCAGGATAACGCATTTGTCCTGGACGATGCCTTTCATCCGGAATCCCAGGACGCCTACTTCAAAGCCCTGGCCCGGTTTCTCAGCGACGGCCTGCACCGTTGCGGGCTGCATTATTGTAAAGGCAATATCATGGCCACAAATAAACAATGGCGCCAGCCCCTGTCCGTTTGGAAATCCCAATTTTCAGACTGGATCGACAACCATGACCCGAGGGCCCTGCTCAATGCGTCCATCTTCTTTGACCTGGACGGCATCTTCGGCGAGACCCGGTTTGCAGATGAATTAAAACACCTCATCCGGACCAAGGCCGGGGACAGCCCCCGGTTTCTGACCTGCCTGGCCAGGAACGCCCTGCTGAGGCGGCCGCCCCTCGGCTTTTTCAGGCAATTTGTTCTGGAACCCGACGGGGCGCATAAAAACACCTTCAACCTCAAACGGCGGGGCACCGCCCCCATCTGTGACCTGGCAAGGGTACATGCCCTGGCCTGCGGCTCAACCAAACTAAACACGGAAAACCGGCTGGAGGATATCAAAAAAACCGACCTCCTGGCCGAGGGGGTGGGGGACGACCTGCTGGACGCCCTGGAATTCATTTCAATGGTCCGCATCCGCAACCAGGCCCGTCAGGCTGAGCGGAAAGAGGCCCCACACAACAATGTCCACCCGTCCACCCTCTCCGCCTTTGAACGGCGCCACCTCAAGGATGCCTTCCAGATCGTGGCCCGGGCCCAGGATTTTCTGAAATTCAGGTACAACACCGGCAGGGGGAGCAGCAATTCAAGATGA
- a CDS encoding TIGR00730 family Rossman fold protein gives MKRICVYCGSSEGRDPGYKAAARALGRAMLEKGIGLVYGGAQIGIMGEIANTVVNGGGEAIGIMPKSLADREIYHTGLTELKIVNSMHERKAMMADLSDGFIALPGGLGTIEEIFEVLTWAQLGFHRKPCALLNALGYYDHLSAFLDHTVDQGFVNNASRTMIITEADPISLIRRFESYEAPVVNKWIDRDNT, from the coding sequence ATGAAACGAATTTGTGTATACTGCGGCTCCAGCGAGGGAAGGGACCCCGGGTACAAGGCCGCGGCAAGGGCCCTGGGCCGGGCCATGCTGGAGAAAGGCATCGGCCTGGTATACGGCGGCGCCCAGATCGGTATTATGGGCGAGATCGCCAACACAGTGGTCAACGGCGGCGGGGAAGCCATCGGCATCATGCCGAAATCCCTTGCGGACCGGGAAATCTACCACACCGGCCTCACGGAGCTGAAAATCGTCAACTCCATGCACGAAAGAAAGGCCATGATGGCGGACCTGTCAGACGGATTCATTGCCCTGCCCGGCGGCCTGGGCACCATTGAAGAAATTTTTGAGGTCCTGACCTGGGCCCAGTTGGGATTCCACCGCAAACCCTGTGCCCTGCTCAATGCCCTGGGATACTACGACCACCTGTCGGCATTCCTCGACCACACAGTGGACCAGGGGTTTGTCAATAACGCATCCCGTACCATGATCATCACCGAGGCAGACCCCATCAGCCTCATCCGGCGATTCGAATCCTACGAAGCGCCGGTGGTCAATAAATGGATCGACCGGGACAACACCTGA
- a CDS encoding 3'-5' exonuclease (3'-5' exonuclease of DNA polymerase III) → MRPRPRDHKQAPHTAAEDWQTRFNHLSRNVTDPRLKAFYRASCVPAHTPVKKVNFMALDLETTGLDLETDAILSIGYIPLKFNRICCSSARNIIIRPGESPEHPLAEIHGITHSHLKNAPEFDNILEDLLNAMAGHIILAHYNTIERGFLDRACRELLGQPLEFPVVDTMELEARIHTPFTPNTFQRWMGLSPSPSLRLSHSRERYGLPRYTPHHALTDALATAELFMAQVADRFSPETPVGELWI, encoded by the coding sequence ATGAGACCCAGGCCGCGCGACCATAAACAGGCCCCCCACACCGCCGCCGAAGACTGGCAGACCAGGTTCAACCACCTGTCCCGGAATGTTACCGATCCCCGGCTCAAGGCATTTTACAGGGCCTCCTGCGTTCCGGCCCACACCCCGGTCAAAAAGGTAAACTTCATGGCCCTGGACCTGGAAACCACAGGCCTGGACCTTGAAACCGACGCCATCCTCAGTATCGGCTACATCCCCCTGAAATTCAACCGGATTTGCTGCAGCAGCGCCCGGAACATCATTATCCGCCCGGGGGAATCGCCTGAACATCCGCTGGCCGAAATCCACGGCATCACCCACAGCCACCTGAAAAATGCACCGGAATTCGACAATATACTCGAAGACCTCCTGAACGCAATGGCCGGACACATCATCCTGGCCCATTACAACACCATTGAACGGGGATTCCTCGACAGGGCCTGCCGCGAACTGCTCGGCCAGCCCCTGGAATTTCCGGTGGTGGACACCATGGAACTGGAAGCCAGGATACATACCCCATTCACCCCCAATACCTTTCAGCGCTGGATGGGCCTTTCGCCCAGCCCTTCCCTGCGCCTCTCCCATTCACGGGAGCGCTACGGCCTGCCGCGGTATACCCCCCACCATGCCCTGACCGACGCCCTGGCCACCGCAGAACTGTTCATGGCCCAGGTGGCGGACCGGTTTTCCCCGGAGACGCCGGTGGGGGAACTCTGGATTTAA
- a CDS encoding dienelactone hydrolase family protein: protein MTLEKELSIPLDTGDSVSAVLHLPEPPPSPEVDSRGVVIAHGMSNDMNNPLIVAMARGLAQNGVGCLRFNFLYRERQKKSADPEHRLIHTFAQAMARMKKEIGSGPLIAAGKSLGARMAAQAAANGDIAPKKLIFLGYPLHAPGRKDKLRDAPLYRIKQPMLFFEGTRDPFCDLALMDKVLEKITTPVRLNVVDNGDHGFGLPKSDPRPREEIFSGMLETCLDWL, encoded by the coding sequence ATGACCCTAGAAAAAGAATTATCCATCCCCCTGGACACGGGGGACAGTGTATCGGCCGTACTCCACCTCCCGGAACCGCCGCCTTCCCCTGAAGTGGATTCCCGGGGGGTGGTCATTGCCCACGGCATGTCAAATGACATGAATAACCCGCTGATCGTTGCCATGGCCCGGGGGCTTGCCCAGAACGGCGTTGGCTGCCTCCGGTTCAATTTCCTCTACCGGGAGCGGCAGAAAAAATCCGCAGATCCGGAACACCGCCTCATCCACACCTTTGCGCAGGCCATGGCCCGGATGAAAAAAGAGATAGGGTCAGGCCCCCTTATTGCCGCCGGCAAATCCCTGGGGGCCCGGATGGCCGCCCAGGCAGCGGCCAACGGCGACATCGCCCCGAAAAAGCTGATTTTCCTGGGCTACCCCCTCCATGCGCCGGGAAGAAAGGACAAACTGAGGGATGCGCCCTTGTACCGGATCAAGCAGCCCATGCTCTTTTTCGAGGGCACCCGGGATCCTTTTTGCGATCTGGCGCTGATGGACAAGGTGCTGGAAAAAATCACCACTCCGGTAAGGCTTAACGTCGTTGACAATGGAGATCACGGCTTCGGCCTGCCCAAATCAGACCCCAGGCCACGGGAAGAGATATTCTCTGGCATGCTGGAGACATGCCTGGACTGGCTATAG